The window CCTGCTTGGACATCCCACTTTAGACCCATAGACTTTTTGCTGAGATTAGAGATGTGCAGGTATACACTACCATTCTAGTTCCATAAACTCTCTTAAaaatcctgtctgtctgtctgtctctctctaaagTGTGTATTTAGGGGGAAAGGGAGATATAGTATATGCGGATGGCCATGCCACACAGGTAGAGGTCAGGGGATAACATTGTGGAATCAGTTCTGTTCTTCTACCTTTGTGTGACTTCTTGTaagcaaactcaggtcatcaggtttatGTGGCAAGCACATACCCACTGAGCTGGGTCACTGGTCTAGACCCTCAATGTATGGGGAGTGTAATCAGAGAGGGACCTTCCAAGGCCAGTGCTCAAGTAGCGATGATTGTCTGGCTCTAAAGTGTTGTTGATTTGTGAAAGGTCTGTAAGAGAATTTCACATAGTGCTGGGTGTGTCAAGTGTTTAGTATATAGTAAGCATCTATATTATATTGGTGTTGTTCTTGTCAAAATGAGAATCTGAGGGGAGATTCTCCCTTTCAGAGGTGTGTTAGAAAGACAAGAGGTTAATATGGCTAACCTGTTCACCTTTGGGCAAGATGAGAAGGCCATGGCTGCAGGAAGAGTAGCCAGGCTACTTGCCAGAGACAGCCTGCCTGGTCCTGAAGGGTGTAACTACCAACACCCTGTCCTTGGCAGGCACTCCAGAGCCTTGCAGAGTGACTCGTCAGGAGCTTTCATGGAGATTAATAAACAGAAGCCAGAAGTAGTCTCAGTCCCCAGAGAAAACCCTGTTTATGGGGAGCCTACTATGTGCATGGTTGTTCTGCCACAgtttctctgtgcatccctgggAGGGGACTTTACAGAGGACGGAGGAGGATATTGAGCCTTGGAGAGGGTGAAGGACTTGATTAAGGCCACACAGACAGAAACGGTATATCTGGTGCTAAATATCTGGTGCCAAAGGCCATGCCCCTTCCATTGTTCCAAGATGCTGATTCTGCAGCACAGTTTGCTCTGGGGCATGAACGCCTTCCCAGGGAGACTCCTAGTGATTTCTAAACAGCAAGGAGGGCAGGAGTATTAGACTGCACAGCACCAAGTCATTGGAAGTTTATCCTGCTCCTCCTCATGCCTGAAGCTGCCTTGGGACCCTTGGCTGCATTGTCACCATCCCTGTGCCCAGGGACTGTGGAGGGAAAAGCCTTAGCTTTGGCTCTTGGTGGCATAAATGCAAAGCACCTCAGGGACTGGACTCTATCTGGTGCTGCACTGAGGGGTACATTTTGAAAGACCCACAGTGGTCTTTTGTCCCCCTGTGACATCTCCAGGTAGTTCAGCTAAAAAGCTGTTTGTTAAATCTCTGGGAGACATTATTTTCACCTGCACCATTTTCTCCTTGCTGGTGTATTTGTCTGTTTCCCCAACCTGGTGCTGGTCCAAGTAACTAAACTCTGACTGTGTATTGGTGCTTAGGCTATTGTTTGGTTTTTCTCCACACTCATACAGGTTCTGTTCATGACTGGTCAGAGCTCAGGACCATGAAGCTTTTTTCTGGGTGAGTTCATCTGGATCAAGATCAGGCCAGGCTAGTCAGGTTAAGACAGACATGTGGCAGAAGTGGCAGACCGTCACTCAGAGGGTTTCTTTGGGCTCCAGGTGATGAAGGTGTACACCTTGAATCACagttctcaagaggcagaggcaggcagaactcttgagtataaggccagcctagtctatagagttccaggacaaccagagctacacagaaaaaccttatctcaacaaaacaagacaaagcaagacagacaagacaagacaagacaagacaagacaagacaagacaagacaagacaagacaagacaagacaaggcaaaggtttctttgtgtaggaaTTCCAGAAAGCTCTAGTTGAAGATCATGACACGGGGCAAGGAAGACAGCCTAAAAGTCTGTTAGCTGTGAGCTGTTGGAGCTCAGTGCCACTGTAGACTTCTGGAAGACAGTGTAGAAATGCTAGGTTTTGCTTAGTATTGGTTAGGAACTGTTCCCAGGGCCATGAACTCTCCTGTGCTCATGGCTGCCCTGTGTTTGTAAAGTGGGAGAAAGCCCCAGGTACAGCTGCAGAACCTTAAGGTGAGTAGCAATGGGAAGCCACCTGTGTGGGGTTCCAGTGGGCAGCTAGAGGGTCCTCAATAGAGCCAGCCCTTCTTGGTCCTTcgtggttagggttagggttaaacAATGCTCCAAGCCACCAGACAGCCACGAATGGAAACTTTATTGCTCCAAGAACTTTACATGAACGTCACCGGCCCCACATTTGGGCACACATATAAAAAGCACAACTTATTATACAAATTCAATCCCTTGACTCAGGTCCTAGGTGGTCACTTCCCAGGATGTCTCCCAGTGCCATACATAGGTGGGTTCAGGGACAGCAGCTGCACTTGTCTGAGCCTCCTTTGCAGACACAGCCTCGGGCACACTTGGCACAGCCCGGGGGACAGCAGGGACAGCAGCCTGAAAAAGTTAGGAGATGGACAGGTAAGCCAGGGCTCTTCACTTTGTACCCTTCCCCCAACACCTTAGGGGAAGCAGCAGAAAACCCGGGGCCAGGAGGCTGTGGGGTATGAGAGCAAGAAGGGACCTCAGCGGTCCTCTAGGGTCCATCAGAGCCCCAGACAGAGGGTGGGCTTTTCGAAGGTCACAGCGatgacagaaataaaattacaagCCAGGGCTCATTATTCCAAACTAAGGCTTTATCCTCCTCCTTACTGGGCTGGACAGAACCTGTTCCCAGTTTCCTTCTTGCTCTAAATACCATAGATGTCCTTAGAGCTGGGTGGGCTGCTGTCCAGGGGAACTTTGTCCCAGGTGTCTCCTTGGGTGTCATATCATACCCCTCTAAATGAGAAAAAGGCTTCCCAGAATCCCTGCAGGAGGCCATACTCACTTTTACGACAGGTTTTACAGCTGCAGGTTGTGCATTTGCAATTATCTCCGCAGATGCAGATCCCTCCtagaagagaggacagagactGGGTGAGCATGGGGCTATGGCTGCTACAGAGTCTCCTTGAGGCAAGAGGGTGTTACTGCTGCTGAGCAGGGCCCCAGGGCTGTGGATAAGCCAGTGGTTCTAGTGACAGGCCATGGATGGAGACTGGGGGTAGGAGGGGCAGCATCAGCTCGAACCGGGTTACCTGTGAAAATGCACACTCCTGACTGTAAGCCTTTAAATAGGATCATTTATAACTCCAGGTGAGGGGAAAGAATCAGTAGTTTAAAAGCACAGGTGGTACAGATGTCCATTCAGAACTAACAGACAAGGCCAACCCCAGACAAGGACAACCATTAAGGGCTTTCATAGCCTCTTCTTGACAAGGCCAGATGGAAAAGCTGAACGGAAAGCAGAAAGGGGCACAGAGATCCCAGGGGTTTCCATAATTAACTTTTAGTTCATAAAAGTGAGTCACACCTCTTTGTCTTTCTCAACTCATCCTGTCCACCATATTCGGTTTCAGAACACTAGAATTTTTTGTACCTTTTCCAAGTGCGGGGGGACAGACCTCTACTCTTAAGGATGGAGGATGCATTTGAAGGATGCATTTGAAACATTTGCCGTTTTTCAAGGCTGAGAACGCACAGGACTGTCTTGAACCCCGATCTCCCTCCTTCTGGCCAACATTCCTCCCGGCACCCAGCATCCTAGAGTGACTTTGAACACAGGAtcctcctcctgctgcccagCCTTTCGAGTGCTACAGTGTTCCACTACAACTGGCTTTTACTGACTTGAGGTCCCAGCTAAGCCTCTAAGCATGTCCCTGTGCTGAGTAACCTCAGTTTGCAAAGGAAGACATGGAGGCCCATAAATCAGATGTGTGGGTGAAACTGAAGACCAAAACCAAGTGTCCAGGCTCTGGGCCATAGCTCCATTCCCTACTCCCACTTGGGACCGCTTGGGACCTGCAGCCAGAAGAACTAGGGTTTTTATGTCCCTTCCTTCGCTATTTTTTGGACCAGAACCATCCGTTTTGGCAAATCTGGCTGGGAACCAACAGAGTGAGAGTTGTCCCGAAGGTTGCAGATCCAGGATAAACCTCACCTGTGGCAACTAAATAAAGAGATTTCCAATAGTCCCACATGCCGCCTGCACGATATAGGGGTACAGTTTTAAGACCCCAAAGGGGCTTCCTTACTTACCAGACATACACGTGCATTCCCCAGGGTCCATGGTCCAGGCGTGTGAGTGGCGGCTGAgaaagggaggctggagtggCTGCGGCTGCAGGCTCCCTCTTTATAGTTGTGTAGGTGTGGCGCTCACCTCACTTCTCCCTGGGGCCAGACGCCCTGCACACTGCACACGGCCCGGCCCAGTGAGAGACGCTCCGAGCTAGGGAGGGCAAGcagggggcagagggcagagggcaggtaAAGAGTAGCTTGGTCGTTTAGGTGGCTCTCACAAAGGCCTAGACCTGCCCCACCTGCTTACCTGCCAAAGTGTCAGGGAAGCCATGGGAGGTCCCATGGCACTCAGCTCGGGCTCCCAGACACACACATCCAGTGGCACAGAGTTACCTGCCATTTCTGCTCCTCCTTCCTGCAGCCACACCTGCCTAGGCTCAGAGCTCCATTCTTTCCCATGGTTGGCCTTTAAAGGCTTCATCATAGATGAGAAGGTGGGGGATGCGCCCACCTGGACTTGGGCCCTTTCCTTCTAGACCACCcatggagggaaagaagagaagactcAGTGGGAAGCTTAACCAGCCTCAACTTCCATCTCCATCCCAGTCTTTGATAAGACAGCTACCTGCCTTCCGTAGGATACAAAGTGCCCAGTGGGTGATGGGATGCccaaagattctctctctctccccctctctccttccctctgtctgtctctcccaccctcccccaccgTGTGTGCCCCTTGGTAAGATGTATGCACACATCTCATGCTACTTGTTCTGCTACGTGGTCATTTATCCACTTGCTAAAGCAGCTCTGCCCCTGCTCAGTCTTGCACGAGGGTTTGCGGATGCTGGGTGTGTGTTggaatggatagatgaatgagTCGGATGACGTCACGGGTGACTGAAGACGGGAACTGGAAAGTGAACGAAGGAATGAAGGACTCACTCTCGAGTGTCCAGCACGTGGCAGTGCTGATGGCCTCTGATGAAAAGTGGCTCTCCCATTCAGTAAAGGGAAAGTGTGGATCCTGGCTCCAACCCATGTAGATACTTCCTCCCTGTACTTAGCATCTCTCTATCAGTCAGGCCTCGGCCTGATCCATGATGCCGTGAACTTGAGCTGAGAATATCTGGTGAGGAGAAATATCCTGGCATCATGGCCTTTAGAAGGAGTCCATGGCAGAAGTTGAAATGATGCTGTGCTGGTGCAGAGATGGTCCCTGCAGGCACCCATAGTCTAGCAGTGGACAGTCTGTTGTTCTTTACTTTCCAAGGGCCCGCACTACATTGCGCTAGGTGCTGGGGACCCAGTGCTGATTAAAACCAGAGCTTGCGGTTGAGAGTGTCAGGAGCTGCACGCTTGCGTGTGACTGCTCAGTCTTTCTGGGCCTGCAATGGGAGTTTATCTCAGCCCATCTGTGGCACAGTCAATGTTCTCTGCCTCAAGCAGGTATTAATACAGAGGGCCTGGCCCATGGAACAAGCCCAGCGAGTGCAAGGCGTGTTCCTCTACCtatctaagccatctctcttaGCTAGACACCACCTGTGCCAGCAACTGTTTCCTCTTTTGTGATGTGGCTCAAGGCTGATCGATTGACAATAGTAAATCCCAGTCCCTTAATACTTGGATATTTCCTAATTCCTGGGATGTGCAAGTTGAAACAGTGTAACACTTGCTGGTCTGGTCCAGGCTAAACCGTGTCCAGGCTGGTCCAGGGCCTGAGAAAGAGTATACCAGGCCTAGCTCACTGCTCGgcccattctctgtctctctgctcctgATGGAAGCTAGTGATCAGAAACAAATCCATCCTGAAGAGATGAATGACTAGAAGAAGTGCATGTTGTACTGGCAAGACT of the Apodemus sylvaticus chromosome 21, mApoSyl1.1, whole genome shotgun sequence genome contains:
- the Mt4 gene encoding metallothionein-4; amino-acid sequence: MDPGECTCMSGGICICGDNCKCTTCSCKTCRKSCCPCCPPGCAKCARGCVCKGGSDKCSCCP